A DNA window from Pedomonas mirosovicensis contains the following coding sequences:
- a CDS encoding O-antigen ligase family protein, with protein sequence MSRERHQAAGPTDNSALLDLSIWLMISMYLYVDTISGVLIGIMGGQAPLSQVWKGGILFLILLVSVKRSLTTILLSGASAVMLLVGPFYRLLATPNASGFGFESATALKALMPLVILLWCMDQQTARHRLIEIWPLRALWSAVLAVILNMMLGLAGLGNSTYGTGEHGIGIIGFFYAGNELGAVFTALSGFVLMWTWCRRRKIYVLVAGVVALIGVLIATKAAMLSAVMLALMVPAANQRGQWGKMPAGVAISLFILLVALAITMARVWFILEAAGLADRLQYAYSRRGWTGILFFGAGQLSG encoded by the coding sequence ATGAGTCGTGAGCGCCATCAGGCCGCTGGTCCAACTGACAATAGCGCGCTGCTCGATCTCAGCATTTGGCTCATGATCAGCATGTATCTGTACGTGGATACGATCAGTGGCGTCCTAATTGGGATAATGGGTGGCCAAGCTCCATTATCGCAAGTGTGGAAGGGAGGGATTCTTTTCCTGATACTGCTTGTATCGGTGAAGCGGTCCCTTACGACAATCTTACTTTCCGGGGCCTCTGCCGTCATGCTTCTGGTTGGTCCATTCTATCGTCTTCTGGCGACTCCGAACGCCTCAGGATTTGGATTCGAAAGTGCGACCGCGCTAAAGGCATTGATGCCGCTAGTAATCCTATTATGGTGCATGGATCAACAGACGGCTCGTCATCGGCTAATAGAGATATGGCCGCTCAGAGCCCTTTGGTCCGCGGTTCTTGCTGTGATTTTGAACATGATGCTAGGCTTGGCTGGGCTTGGGAATTCCACCTATGGTACTGGCGAGCACGGGATTGGCATTATCGGCTTCTTCTATGCCGGAAATGAACTTGGGGCTGTCTTTACCGCCCTTTCTGGTTTCGTTCTCATGTGGACGTGGTGCCGGCGTAGAAAAATCTATGTTCTTGTGGCGGGCGTGGTGGCGTTGATTGGAGTTCTTATTGCCACCAAAGCGGCCATGCTTTCTGCCGTAATGCTGGCACTAATGGTTCCAGCTGCCAATCAACGCGGGCAATGGGGAAAGATGCCGGCAGGCGTGGCAATCAGCCTGTTTATTCTTCTTGTTGCGCTTGCCATTACCATGGCGCGAGTGTGGTTCATCCTTGAGGCTGCTGGGTTGGCCGATCGGCTGCAGTATGCCTACAGTCGTCGCGGCTGGACAGGTATTCTCT